CTGACTCAGTGAGGATTCCTCAGATGACTGACCTCGACATCTCCGCCGTGGCCACGCCGCTCACCTTGCCCTCCGGGCAGACTCTCACAAACAGGTTGATGAAAGCCGCACTCAGTGAAGGGCTCGCCGACAGTGGCGGCGCGCCGGACGCGCAGCTGACCCGGTTGTATTCGCGCTGGGCCGACGGGGGCTTCGGCCTCGTGGTGACCGGCAACGTCATGGTCGACCGGCGCCAACTCGGCGAGCCGGGAAACGTCGTCATCGAAGACGAGAGCCATCTCGCCGAGTTCACGCAATGGGCCGATGCGGCGAAGCGTGGAGGTTCACGTGTGTGGATGCAGGTGAATCATCCCGGCCGGCAGGCGAATCCGCTCCTTGGAGCGTCGTACACAGTGGCGCCGTCAGCGATCGGCTTGAATCTGCCCGGCATTCCCGCGCCACGCGCTTTGACGGGGGACGAGATCGTGGACCTGATCGCACGATTTGCGACGGCCGCGCGGGTCGCTGAAACAGCCGGATTCGACGGCGTGCAGATTCACGGCGCACACGGATACCTGGTGTCGCAGTTCCTGTCGCCACTGAGCAATCAGCGCACAGACGAGTGGGGCGGCAGCGTCGAGAACCGGGCGCGGTTCCTCCTCGAGGTCATTCGCGCCATTCGCTCCACCGTCCGTCCCGACTTCGGCGTCGGCGTCAAACTGAACTCGGCGGATTTCCAGCGCGGCGGATTCACCGAGGACGACTCGAGGGCCGTCATCTCACTGATCGCGAACGAACAGATCGACCTGATCGAGATCAGCGGCGGCAGCTACGAGTCTCCCGCGATGATGGGACGACCCGTCCGATCGGACCGCACCCGAGCCCGCGAAGCCTACTTTCTCGAGTACGCCGACACGGTTCGTGAACTGGCGGGAGACGTTCCATTGGCGGTGACCGGCGGATTCCGTTCGCGCCAGGCGATGGGCGACGCTGTCGACGGCGGTCACTGCGACGTCGTTGGTCTCGGCCGCCCAGCGGCGATCACACCGGACGCGGCCCGCAGAATCACTGACGCGGACGTCGAGGTGCTGCCGTCGCTAACGCTGAAACTGCCCGTCCCGCAACGGGTGAGAGCATCGGCGAGTCAGCTGAAGACCGTCGAGGGAGCCCTTGACCTGCAGTGGCATGCAGACCAACTGCGTCGGATGGGTGACGGGAACGAACCCGACCCCCAGCGCCCGCTCTGGCGGACCGTGATCGCGGCAGCCCGACACAACGGCCTCGACGCCTTCCGTAGCCGTCGTGGGGGAGCGGCGTCGGCGGAGGCCAAGGCCCTTCGGAAGTTCCGATTCGAGCGCGCCGTCGGTCGGCGACTGATGAATCCGACGGTGGCTTTCGCTCAGCGGCTCGGTCTCGGTGGCCGCTTGGCAACCCACTTGGAGACCACCGGCCGCAAGAGCGGAGTGACCCGCGTGGTGCCGGTGTCCGCGGTGTTCGACAACGAGGGCGCGTGGGTCATCAGCCAGCACGGCACCCGATCGGGTTGGGCGCTCAATGTTCTCGCCAATCCGAGTGTCCGTATTCGACACGGCGACGAGTGGCGTACCGGTACCGCCACGGTCATGCACGACGACGACGTCCGCGCTCGCGCACGGTCCTTCGCGCCGCACCCGGCACTGGCCGGCGTCACCGCCGCCACGTTCCAGGCGATGGAGAGCGATCCCGTGTCGGTGCGGATCGCTTTTGATCGCGGTGCCGACTGACACACTGGACCCCGTGACGCGCGATTGGTTTCGGAACGAGACGTGGACGGCCGCTGTGCGAGAAGAGTTCGAACGTCGTCTCGCACGCGCACGTCCGTCCAATCGCCCGCAATACCTCCGCATTCAAGGAGTTCACCTGGAACGGGCCGGTGATGTCGAGTCTGCTCGCGAGCTCTGGGTGCGCACGGTGCAGTCGGATCCGTCGCACGACCTCGGTCGCGACCGCTTCGCCGCGATGGAACACCTGGCCGATTCGTTCAAGCGCAGCGACTCGGAACAGGCCGCGCGATGGTACCGGCTGGTGTTGGCCGAGAACTCGTCACTGAGCGGCACCTCGTGGCAGGCAGAGCTGTCGCTCGCCGAAACCCTTGTCGCAGCAGGCGACGTCCTCGGCGCCCGGCAGTCATTGGCCGACTGGCGTGCACGCGGTGAGTCGAAGACCCCGGCCGATCTCGTCCGAGAGCAGCTTGTCCTTCTCGAACTCGCTGAGGTCGCGGCCGACCGCGACGCTGCACGAATCGCGGCGCGGCGAGCGCTCGAGGCGGCAGCCATGCCCTCACCGTTTGCGAACCATCCCGACGTCGGCATCGCCAAGCTCGACGCTGCCACGCGCAAGCGCCTGAACCGCCTGGCGCGCGGTCGTCGATTTCGGCGGTGACCGACGAATGCGACCTGCGACTTACAACGGCGGGACGAACTCCGGCTGTTCCCAGCCGCGGAGGATCCGGTTGATCCCGGCGCCAGACACCGTGTCGCGAAAATCCGGGGTGCGCTTCTCCAGGAACGCCGCAATGCCCTCCTGAGCGTCTTCACTCACCCCCCGGAGGTTGAAAGCGAGCGTCTCCAGCTGGTGGGCCTGCATCGGATGAGGCGCGGTCATCATCCGCCACAGCATCGCGCGACTCAAGCTGACCGACACCGCCGAGGTGTTGTCGGCGATCTCTCGTGCGAGACTCATCGCCACGCCGAGGACGTCGTCTGCGGGGTGGATGCTGCGGACGAGGCCACCGGCCAGCGCCTCCGCGGCACCGAACGTGCGTCCAGTGAGCATCCACTCGAGCGCCTGTTGCGGACCGACCACACGAGGAAGGAACCACGACGAACAGGATTCGGGCACGAACGCACGTCTGGTGAATGGGAACGCAAACTTCGCCGAGTCCGACGCGATTCGTATGTCCGTCGGAAGCGTCATCGTCGACCCGACACCGACCGCGTGGCCGTTGATCGCCGAGATGATCGGTTTGATCGATTCGAAGATCCGCATCACCACGCGACCGCCGCCGTCGCGGCGGAGCGGCAGTCCGTCGCCTGGCGAGTCGAAGAGCAGCCCGTCGGGGATGTCGGTGGCCGAGCGCCAGTCGCGGAACGAGTCGCGCGGATCGTCGGCGGCGACGAGATCGGCGCCTGCGCAGAATGCGCGTCCCGCACCGGTGAGGATCACAACCTTCACGTCATCGTCGTTATCCGACCGATCGAAGACCTCAACGAGCTCCTGTTCCATCTGGTCGTCGAATGCGTTGAGGCGATCGGGCCGGTTCAGAGTGACGAGCGCGACGCCGTCCTCCACCCGATAGTCGACATGAGAGCGGTCGGTCACTAGTGAGTCCCTTTCGTTCGACGCGGTCACATCAGCTTTACACGAGTGTCAATACTTGGTGGATGGAACGTGCGATCAGCATCGCCCGCACGGAATTTCGGCCGTGCGTCAGTTTGAAAAGTCAGCGCTCGGTAGACACAGTGAAGTACATGCTTGACGAAGAGAACGACAAATCGAACTCAGATCCAGCTCCATCGCAGTCCGCCGACGACGCCCCTCCCGTACTGGAGATGCTGATCGATCCGCTGACTCAACAGCGCACCGAGATCAGCGCGAACATTGCCGCAGTACCGGGTCGCATGCACATAGCCGAAGACGACTCGGACGATGAGATCACCGCCAAGCTGAAGCATCAAGGCGTGCGCATCGGCAAGGGCGGCATCGCGCCGGCGGTGTTCTGGCCTGCACTGATCACGATTGTGACTGTCGCAGTAGTCGCGGTAATCATCCCAGACGCTACGGCCGACTTCTTCAGTGCCGTCCAGAACTGGATTGTGGCCAACCTCGGTTGGTACTACATGCTCATCATCGGCGGATTCGTGGTGTTCGTCCTCGGCGTCGGCATCTCACGCCTGGGCCGAGTGCGCCTCGGGCGCGACGACGAGGAACCAGAGTTCAGTCGGTTGTCCTGGTTCTGCATGCTGTTCGCGGCCGGAATGGGAATCGGTCTGGTCTTCTACGGCGTGGGTGAGCCGTTGACATATGCCACCGTTCAACCGAAACCAGGCTGGAGTGGGTCCGAAGCCGACATCAGCGGTCTGGCGATGGCCCAGACCTTTGTGCACTGGGGCCTCCATCCGTGGGCGATCTACGCCGTCATCGGCCTGGCTCTCGCGTATGCGATCCACCGGAGAGGTCGACCGGTGTCGATCCGCTGGGCCCTCGAGCCGCTGCTGGGGGAGCGAGTCAAGGGCTGGGCCGGCGACCTCATCGACGTCCTTGCAATCTTCGGAACCGTCTTCGGAGTCGCGACGTCCCTCGGACTGGGCGTCCAGCAGATCTCGGCGGGAATGCAATCCATCGGAATCGTCGACACCGTCGACAACACACTGTTGGTCGTGCTCATCGTGGTGATCACGTTCCTCGCAACCCTCTCAGTGGTCAGCGGCTTGGGTGCCGGGATCAAGTGGTTGTCGAACATCAACCTCTCCCTGGCTGGCCTTCTGCTCATCAGCATGCTGATCCTCGGCCCGACACTCTTCCTTCTCCGGACGTTTGTGCAATCCCTCGGGGTGTACCTGGCGAACGTGCTCAATCTGACCTTCGATGTCGGCGCATTCCAGGGAGATGCCGCCGAATCGTGGCTCAGCGACTGGACGATCTTCTACTGGGGCTGGTGGATCGCCTGGGCACCGTTCGTCGGCGTCTTCATCGCGCGGATCTCGCGTGGACGAACAGTTCGCGAGTTCATCGCGGGCTGCCTGATCGTCCCGACGCTTGTCGGCATGATCTGGTTCTCGGTCATGGGAGGCTCCGGCCTCTACCGGCAGCTCTTCGGCGAAGGCGACCTGGTCGAAGACGGCGCGGTGTCCGCGGAGCGGTCGCTGTTCCACGTCCTCGACGGGCTTCCGCTCGGAAACATCTTCTCCATCCTGGCGATCATCCTGGTTGCGATCTTCTTCATCACTTCGTCCGACTCGGGATCCTTAGTGGTCGACATGCTGGCGTCCGGCGGACACCCGAATCCGCCGGTCTGGTCACGGGTTCTGTGGGCGTCGCTCGAGGGCGCCCTCGCGATCGCACTGCTGCTCGCGGGCGGTCTCAGTTCTCTTCAGTCGGCGTCGCTGGCCACTGCACTGCCGTTTAGCGTGATCCTGGCGATGATGTGTGTGGCTACAGTGAAGGGCCTGCGTCATGAGAACTGGCTTCTGAACTACGCGGAGCACACGCAACGCATCGAGGCGGCCACCGCTCACATCACGGGCGAGGTCTTCGACAGCATTCCAACCGACCCTGCGTTGCGCGACTACGTCGACGATCGAATCGACTACCGCCTCACGAGAACACGCGGCCTGCAGACGCACAACAAACGCCACTAGGAGTCGTCGGTCTCAACCTCGGCGTGCACAAACGATGTCTGGAGTTCGCGCAGGTCGCGCCCGAATCCACCTACCTTTTTCAGCTGTCACCCAGGAACGTGATTCCACGCGGGAACCGGGTTGGTCCGCCGCTGGTCGACACTCGGCCGGGCTCCAGAAAATCGCCCCAGAAACTCTTGGCACTCTCCGTGCTCGAGTGCTAATCTCGGCGTTGCACAGTGATGGAGATCATCGGCCACCAGGGCTGATGCCGTGAGATTGGAGGTGTATTACTGTGCTTGGATTCGACCCTTTCAATGACCTTGACGCTCTCGCTCGAGGCCTTCTTACAGGTCAGCAGAGCGGAACCGTCCGGACGCCGCGATTCATGCCGATGGACTTGTGCAAAGTCGAGGATCACTACCTTCTGACGGCGGATCTTCCCGGTGTCGATCCCGGATCCATTGATGTCAGCGTCGACAACGGCGTCCTCTCCCTTTCCGCTCAACGCTCTCTGGCGTCCGACGATGGCGTGAAATGGCTCGCAAGCGAGCGGTTCGCCGGAACGTACCGTCGCCAGGTCACGCTGGGTGAGGGTATCGACACCTCGGCGATCAGCGCGCAATACAACAACGGTGTCTTGACCGTTTCGATCCCGATTGCGGAGAAGGCAAAGCCACGCAGGATCGCGGTCGAGCATTCCAGCGAACAGCAGGCCATCGCTGCTTCGACGGGATGACATAGGCGCCCCGACAACTCGTTCGACGCAGGAGGTTCATGATGCTTGCAACGCTCGAATCCGACCCGATTGACTGGTCTGACCAGCAAACCGAGGTCCGCCGCGACGACGGATTGGAAGAGTTCCCGGTGACTTGGCGCGAGGACGAGCGCCGGGGGATCGGTATCGAACTCCACAGCTGAGTCGCATTCTCGCGCCTGTCGCGGAAGAACCCCTCGCCGGTTCATCAATACATGTTGGAGGTGCCAATACCCCCAGAATGTTCTGTGCCCACGGGACGCCTGGCGACCGCATTGCTCATTGGCGGCCTGCCAGGCGTCTCGCCTGCTTTAGCGTCCAGCTCGATCGACCAGCGCAAGCTGAAAGACGAGTAGGTCGGAACCCAAAGAAATGTCACTGTGACAATTTGTTGCGTACAGAGAAAGCCAGGAGTGCACAGAGTTGAACGCGAAACCCGAATCCGACTTATGGAGCAGGCTGCAAAATGGTGCCTAGATGCGCGCATCGTTGATTTGACCCGACGACCGACGGCATCCAGGCGCAGCAGACCCGAACTTTCAGTGGCTGCCATCCCATTGAAGAGCGGCACGCCCGCGGATGGCAACTCGCCAAATGAGATGACGGTTCACACAGCGGCGAGCCCTCTCATTCATTTGACTTCGCCAATGCATCACGCCGATAAGATACATTATGTCAACTTAGTAGCCGCACGCTGTAGCGGATAGGTTGTTTCGAATCCCCCGCACTTGGGTCCAGACGCTTCAAGCAATCCTCGGACTGGACTTGGTGGCGGATGCCGTATGTACCTGTCGCTACTGGTGTTGCACTCCGGCATTGAGATCCGCGCAGCGTGCTGGCACCGAACAACTAAGTGATACGCAGGGTATCCAGTAGCCGCGGGTAGCGCCTACGCTCGTTTCATGGCACCCACCTGCTCCGACTGCGGGTACGACTACCGGGCACTGAGCATCGACGACGCGTCATCCACACTCGTGCGCGAAGTCGCCGACACCGTCCACACGCTCCGGCATCGACGCCAGACAGCACCTGCTCCCGATGCTTCCTGGTCTTCCCTCGAATACGCAGGCCATCTCCGTGACGTCCTCATCGTCACTCGGGAGCGCACGCTACACGCGCTTCGAGACGATTCGCCGACAGTCGTCTCCATGGGCGCAGACGACCGCGTTCAACTCGGCGAGTACTCAGACCTCTCGTACTACCAGGCTGCGGCCGAGATCTCAGAGGCCTCCCGCCGGCTCGCGGCCACCTGGAACCGTCTGAGCACCCAGGACTGGGCGCGGACGCTGCGGTACAACTACCCCACTCCCACTGTTCGCGAGCTGTCGTGGCTCGCCGCGCACATCGTCCATGAAGTGGTCCACCACCGAATGGACATCAAACGGCTGACCACCGCCAGGAAGGCAGTCTCACTGAGCCCCGATTACGGTGCGCCGTGGGGCCTGTGGTCGAGCAATCCTCCGTGCCCCTCCCCACCCGCGAGTACCGAACTGCTGACACCGGCGAATTTCGGGCTTCCCGACTCCGTCGTCGTCCGCCTGCGCACATGGCTCGACGTGTGGACGGCGAACTTCGCCGACGCACCGAGCGACGACCAGCACTCCTGGCGCCGCGGATTCGACGTCTCCGGCTGGATTCGAGAAGGCGATGCGATCGCCGACCTCATCGCCGAGGCGCTCCCCAACTACACCGTCGAACGCCAGTATCGGACTTACGCGGCCAACGCCGTCCGGCGCAATACCGATCAGGCCCGCTAGCAGCAGGTGTCGAGCACTCCTCTAAGTGCTTCCAGCGCGTCCGGTTCGGCGCGATGTAGGACGTTCACACCTCGACGCTCGGAGGTGACAAGACCGGCTTTCTTGAGCTGACCGAGGTGGTGGCTCACCGTACCCGCCGAGAGCGCGAGCGCTTCCGCGAGATCACTGGTACTAATCGCACCTGGTCGGGCGCCCATGAGGATGGAGACAAGCTGAATACGCGCCGGGTCGGCCAGAGCCTTGAGCCGGAGAGCCAGCCCGAGAGCCGCATCGGCCTCCATAGGCCCCGCGGCGATCGATGCACAGCAGATCGGGGCACTGATGTCGACCACAGGGAGCGTCTTGGGCATGACCCCAACCTACCCATCCGTTGACATATATCAAACTCTGGCCTAGAACTTGAGTCGCAATAATTTGATGTATGTCAAATCCTTGGAGGATGTCATGTCACGAGTCCAACTCGCCCTCAACGTCGACGATCTCGACCAGTCGATTGCCTTCTACACCAAGCTGTTCGGCGTCAGCCCTGCGAAGATCAAGCCGGGCTACGCCAACTTCACCGTTGCTGAGCCCGCGCTGAAGCTGGTGCTGCTGGAGAACCCCGGCCAGGGCGGCAGCATCAATCACCTCGGCGTGGAGGTCGATTCCAGCGAGAAGGTGCACGCCGAGATCGCCCGATTCACCGAAGAAAAACTGTTCACCGAAGAGGAGATCGGAGCAACCTGCTGCTTCGCCACCCAGGACAAAGTGTGGGTCTCTGCTCCCGACGCTGAGCGTTGGGAGGTCTACACCGTGTTGGCCGACGCTGAGACTTTCAATGGCGAGCCGGTCGCCGCCGCGGTCCCTGTCGGCGAATCTACGCCAGCAGCATGCTGCACTCCCGCAGCGAACTGCTGCTGAACGCGACCTCCTGCGAGGCCGCTGGACTGGTCGCCACCCGACGCAACGCCTGGGTGGCGACCAATCCCGTTTCTGGACATGTCCTGACCAAAGTCCTCTACCACCGTCTCGACACCGTCACATTTCGCGCGGCAACGCATCCGCCGCCTCCGCCCATCGCCGTGTGCGGCGAAGCTATTCGACGCTGTGCACGAGCTTTCGGGCAGCCCTCTTTTTCAGTCGACGGTCGATGACGAGGCCCATGACGATCCATCCCCCGAGTGCGGTGATGATCCACACCAGAAGCGGCGCCAGGATCCAGGACGGGATTCCTACGATTCGGAGCCCGCCGTCGAACAAGGTCGCTATCCAGAGGGCGAGAAGCGTTGCGACGAGCCCGACGCCGCCCGAAAGTGGAGCGGCGTAGTTCTGCGCCACAGACAGCACGAACGGACCCAGGATTACGTGCGCGAGCGTGAATACGCCGACCGCGACGAAGAAGCCAGAAACACTCAGCTCAACCCCCGGCAGAACGACATGGATTACGAGGAGTGCAACAGCACCGAGGATGAGTTGGGCGAGTACCTGGAGGACGAATCGAATCATGTTGCCTTCTTCGAAGAGGACGCGAATGCGCTAATTGTCGGAGGTTGCGTGGACGGCGTCTCGACGTGACGCGACACCGAGCTTGCGGTAGATCGAACGGATATGGGTTTTCACAGTCGGGTAGGCGATGCCCAAGTGGTTTGCTATCTCGGCTGCCGTCATCGTGGTCCGCAAACACGCGAGTACATCCTTCTCACGTTCGGTGAAGACCCCGTCGAGGACTGTGGCGTGCAAGCCGCGGTTGGTCAGGACCGCATGAAGGAATTCTTGGTGATTGGACCCCCAGTGTGCGTGCGCGCTGAGAAGGTCGGCTATGACGGGGTCGTCGACGAGGAACGGCGCAAACACGGATTCGGTGACTGCCGCCTCGAGAGCGTGCTCGAGTTGTGCGTGCGCGTGTTCGCCTCGTCCGGCTGCTGAATGGAGTCCGGCCGATGTGACGAACGTGCTAACCCGCGCATATCGCGGCATTCCCGCCGCTGCGGCGAGACGAAATGCCTGTCCAGACAATGCGGGTTCATCGATTGCCCGGTACAGCTCGGCGAGTACCGCATGTGCAACGGCTGCGCCGGTCCGGGTCAGCGCCGGAGCCGCTATCGCCCTTGCCCGTTCGTTATCGCCCTGAGCGTGCGCCAGGCGGGCCGACACGACCCGACGAAGTATGTCCCAAGGGATTCCATGCCTGTCGGTCTGACCGATCCCCTGCAGAAGGCGGGCAGCTAGGTAGTATCGGTCGTCTCGCTCGAGCGCGATCACGCTCATGACGTAGTAGAGGCGTGCGAGAGCTTCGAAGTTGTTTCCGGGGTTGTCCTCCCTGATCACCGGTTCAAGGAGCGCAAGCGCTTTGTCGAAGTCTCCGCGCCAGTAGGCGATGCATCCCCGGTTCGCCTCTGGTAGGCCTCCTTCGTATCGGTCCCAGTCCGACGGAACCGGCGTCGAGGGCAGGTCAC
This genomic window from Gordonia sp. PDNC005 contains:
- a CDS encoding phage holin family protein is translated as MIRFVLQVLAQLILGAVALLVIHVVLPGVELSVSGFFVAVGVFTLAHVILGPFVLSVAQNYAAPLSGGVGLVATLLALWIATLFDGGLRIVGIPSWILAPLLVWIITALGGWIVMGLVIDRRLKKRAARKLVHSVE
- a CDS encoding Rv2640c family ArsR-like transcriptional regulator; its protein translation is MPKTLPVVDISAPICCASIAAGPMEADAALGLALRLKALADPARIQLVSILMGARPGAISTSDLAEALALSAGTVSHHLGQLKKAGLVTSERRGVNVLHRAEPDALEALRGVLDTCC
- a CDS encoding enoyl-CoA hydratase-related protein, whose protein sequence is MTDRSHVDYRVEDGVALVTLNRPDRLNAFDDQMEQELVEVFDRSDNDDDVKVVILTGAGRAFCAGADLVAADDPRDSFRDWRSATDIPDGLLFDSPGDGLPLRRDGGGRVVMRIFESIKPIISAINGHAVGVGSTMTLPTDIRIASDSAKFAFPFTRRAFVPESCSSWFLPRVVGPQQALEWMLTGRTFGAAEALAGGLVRSIHPADDVLGVAMSLAREIADNTSAVSVSLSRAMLWRMMTAPHPMQAHQLETLAFNLRGVSEDAQEGIAAFLEKRTPDFRDTVSGAGINRILRGWEQPEFVPPL
- a CDS encoding BCCT family transporter encodes the protein MLDEENDKSNSDPAPSQSADDAPPVLEMLIDPLTQQRTEISANIAAVPGRMHIAEDDSDDEITAKLKHQGVRIGKGGIAPAVFWPALITIVTVAVVAVIIPDATADFFSAVQNWIVANLGWYYMLIIGGFVVFVLGVGISRLGRVRLGRDDEEPEFSRLSWFCMLFAAGMGIGLVFYGVGEPLTYATVQPKPGWSGSEADISGLAMAQTFVHWGLHPWAIYAVIGLALAYAIHRRGRPVSIRWALEPLLGERVKGWAGDLIDVLAIFGTVFGVATSLGLGVQQISAGMQSIGIVDTVDNTLLVVLIVVITFLATLSVVSGLGAGIKWLSNINLSLAGLLLISMLILGPTLFLLRTFVQSLGVYLANVLNLTFDVGAFQGDAAESWLSDWTIFYWGWWIAWAPFVGVFIARISRGRTVREFIAGCLIVPTLVGMIWFSVMGGSGLYRQLFGEGDLVEDGAVSAERSLFHVLDGLPLGNIFSILAIILVAIFFITSSDSGSLVVDMLASGGHPNPPVWSRVLWASLEGALAIALLLAGGLSSLQSASLATALPFSVILAMMCVATVKGLRHENWLLNYAEHTQRIEAATAHITGEVFDSIPTDPALRDYVDDRIDYRLTRTRGLQTHNKRH
- a CDS encoding LuxR family transcriptional regulator, whose amino-acid sequence is MIDSIRREWASSEPEKARILLRRNWLRLIIESHTYELERLCVTAPDPHDPHVLLIRACCRDLAGDSYGAEYLRGQGLRVAADDFVACFTDLLLAPDAETKAAVADRAHHALSQCAVDDDYSSALFLLGWAEVRLRRDFARAIALLRSAVAEAHLRERPETRRLAQSNLAFALTHAGLFTEAERVLSDLPSTPVPSDWDRYEGGLPEANRGCIAYWRGDFDKALALLEPVIREDNPGNNFEALARLYYVMSVIALERDDRYYLAARLLQGIGQTDRHGIPWDILRRVVSARLAHAQGDNERARAIAAPALTRTGAAVAHAVLAELYRAIDEPALSGQAFRLAAAAGMPRYARVSTFVTSAGLHSAAGRGEHAHAQLEHALEAAVTESVFAPFLVDDPVIADLLSAHAHWGSNHQEFLHAVLTNRGLHATVLDGVFTEREKDVLACLRTTMTAAEIANHLGIAYPTVKTHIRSIYRKLGVASRRDAVHATSDN
- a CDS encoding ArsI/CadI family heavy metal resistance metalloenzyme: MSRVQLALNVDDLDQSIAFYTKLFGVSPAKIKPGYANFTVAEPALKLVLLENPGQGGSINHLGVEVDSSEKVHAEIARFTEEKLFTEEEIGATCCFATQDKVWVSAPDAERWEVYTVLADAETFNGEPVAAAVPVGESTPAACCTPAANCC
- a CDS encoding DinB family protein, with the translated sequence MAPTCSDCGYDYRALSIDDASSTLVREVADTVHTLRHRRQTAPAPDASWSSLEYAGHLRDVLIVTRERTLHALRDDSPTVVSMGADDRVQLGEYSDLSYYQAAAEISEASRRLAATWNRLSTQDWARTLRYNYPTPTVRELSWLAAHIVHEVVHHRMDIKRLTTARKAVSLSPDYGAPWGLWSSNPPCPSPPASTELLTPANFGLPDSVVVRLRTWLDVWTANFADAPSDDQHSWRRGFDVSGWIREGDAIADLIAEALPNYTVERQYRTYAANAVRRNTDQAR
- a CDS encoding Hsp20/alpha crystallin family protein, with amino-acid sequence MLGFDPFNDLDALARGLLTGQQSGTVRTPRFMPMDLCKVEDHYLLTADLPGVDPGSIDVSVDNGVLSLSAQRSLASDDGVKWLASERFAGTYRRQVTLGEGIDTSAISAQYNNGVLTVSIPIAEKAKPRRIAVEHSSEQQAIAASTG
- a CDS encoding nitroreductase family deazaflavin-dependent oxidoreductase → MTDLDISAVATPLTLPSGQTLTNRLMKAALSEGLADSGGAPDAQLTRLYSRWADGGFGLVVTGNVMVDRRQLGEPGNVVIEDESHLAEFTQWADAAKRGGSRVWMQVNHPGRQANPLLGASYTVAPSAIGLNLPGIPAPRALTGDEIVDLIARFATAARVAETAGFDGVQIHGAHGYLVSQFLSPLSNQRTDEWGGSVENRARFLLEVIRAIRSTVRPDFGVGVKLNSADFQRGGFTEDDSRAVISLIANEQIDLIEISGGSYESPAMMGRPVRSDRTRAREAYFLEYADTVRELAGDVPLAVTGGFRSRQAMGDAVDGGHCDVVGLGRPAAITPDAARRITDADVEVLPSLTLKLPVPQRVRASASQLKTVEGALDLQWHADQLRRMGDGNEPDPQRPLWRTVIAAARHNGLDAFRSRRGGAASAEAKALRKFRFERAVGRRLMNPTVAFAQRLGLGGRLATHLETTGRKSGVTRVVPVSAVFDNEGAWVISQHGTRSGWALNVLANPSVRIRHGDEWRTGTATVMHDDDVRARARSFAPHPALAGVTAATFQAMESDPVSVRIAFDRGAD